Genomic DNA from Amycolatopsis alba DSM 44262:
GAAGCCGCCGGGCAGCGACGGAAACGGCAATGGCAACGGGACCCCGCCCGGTGGTGGCGGCGGAACTCCGCCCGGTGGCGGGGGTGGCACGCCTCCCGGCGGAGGTGGCGGCACGCCGCCGGCGGCCTCTGTCCCCGAGGCGCCGAAGCCGGAGGACAAGCCTGCCGATGGCACGAACCCGGTCACCGGGAAGCCGCTCGAACTGGACCCCGAGACCGGCAAGCCGTACCCGATCGACCCGGCGACGGGTGAGGCGATCAAGGACGGCATCGACGGCCAGGACACCATGACCGTCGAAAAGGGCGACAACAAGATCGAGATGTCCGAGCCGGATAAAGACGGCAAAATGGATATCAAGGTCGACGACGGCAAAGGCAACGAGAAGGACTACAAGCTCGACTTCGACGACCCCAAGGGCGAAGAGGGCAAGGACGGCGAGAAGGCCAAGGACGGCAAGGACGGCGACTTCGGTCCGCAGGGTGCGGTCAAGGAAGGCGAGCCCGGCAAGGACGGCGTCTACCGGCCCGGCCCGGACGGCAAGATCCACATTCAGGACGGCAACCTGAAGATCACCGCCGAGCAGCCGGACGGCCCGAACGGCCCGACCGTGGTGACCGTCGACGACGGCAAGGGTGAGCCGACCACCTACACCCTCGATGAAAAGGGTGAAAAGAAGGAACTCAAGCCCGGCGATGTCGTCCAGACCGACGACATCAAGAACGGCCTCGACGACCGGAATCCCGGTAATCCGCAGCCCGGAAAGCTCGACGAGGTCCGCACGATGCCCGCCCCGGCTGATGGCCTGGCCCCTCCTGGCGGTGGCGGCAGTGGCTTCAGCGCTCCGGGGGGCGTCGAGGTGGGCGTCGGCGCCGAAGGGACCGCCGCTGAGGCTTCCGGTGGTGCCGCGTCGGGCGCGGGTGGTGATGGCACCGTGCCGACGGCCAGTGGCGGCGGAGGCGGCGGCAGCTTCGAAGGCGCGCTCGGTGGCGTCGGCGAGGGTGGTTCGGCGGGGTCGCTGAACGAAGCCGGTTCGCTTGAGACGGGGAACCAGTCCGGGGGCGGCGCGCAGCCGGCCGCGGCCGATGCCGGTCTCGGGGCGGCTCCCGGCGGAATGGACCCGGCGCCCGCCGGTGCCGGGGCGGGTGCCTCTGGCTCGTCCGCCGGAATGGGCGGCATGATGGGTGGAATGGGTGCCATGGGCGGCGCGGCCGGTGGTGGCGGGGGTGACACGCAGCGCGGGTCGAGCCAGTACCGCGTCGAGGGTGGCATTTTCGAGACCAGTGGCGCGGGCGGCCGGATCAGCGGATCGCTCGACGACGAGGGCGGCGACCGTTCGATCAGCTACGAGCGATGATCGGTAGCCGGGGAACGAGGGAGGACCGATGAGCGCTGTTGACCGGCTGGCGGCCGCCATGTCCAGGCAGGACGCCGCCATCACGGAGCAGTTGGAGCAGCGCGGGCTGCGGGAAAAGCATCTCGCCGATGCCAAGTCCCAGGCGGTGGAGACCATGCAAAAGGACGCCGCCGTCCACGACAAGTACGCCGCCCACATGCAGGAACTGGGGAAGCGGAGCAAGGAGGCGGGTGGCTGGCTGACCGGCAAGACGACCGCCGACCGCAGCCACATGATCGGCTTCGACATCGAGGACGACGACAAGCCGGACGCCCGGTTCGCCGAATTCGGTGCCCGTCAGGGGACCGACACTTCGCGGCCGATGCCTCCGCCGCCGCCTCTTCCGGTCGCGCCGGGAGTGCCCGCGACCGTGGACGTCCCGCCGGCTGCGCCAGCGCCCACCGCCGCTCCGAGCGCCGGAGCACCCGAAGCGCCCGGCACGCCCGCGCGTCGTCGGGGTCGTCACGCTCGCGACAAGGGCTTCGACGACGACGACTTCTCGAACAACTCGTGGATGGTCGACTGACCGCTTCACCGCACTTCAGGGCCCGGCTCACCAGAGCCGGGCCCTTCTTGCTGCCCGGCCCCCGTCTCGACTTTCGCGGGCTAATCGCGATCTGGCGCGGTCGTGCCCTGGCTGGGGTCGTTTCGATGTTCGCGGGCTAATCGCGATCTGGTGCCGCCGCGCTCTGCTGGGCCCCGTTTCGACTTTCGCGGGCTAATCGCGATCAGGCGGCGGGTTCGTCCTGGACCTCGATCGGGGCGCGCTTGACGTCGGCGTCCAGCAGGGGCTGGTACTTCGTCGTCCCCGTCAGGTGCGTGAGGAAGAACGCGGTGAACAGCGCCCTCGTCAGCTGCTGGGTCCCGCGGTGCGGCTTCCCGTGCAGCAGCAGCTGGCTCCAGTGCCTGCCCTCGGTGACGCCGAGGTGCGAAGACTTCCCGAGCGTCCGCAGCTGGACCGGCCCGCCCCACGCGTCCGCGATGGCCTCGGCGTGCCCGACAGGCGGCGCGACGAGGTCTTCGCCAGCCGCGAGATGCAGGCCGGGCACGGTCACCGACCGGGCCGACACCGTCGCCGGCGGCAGCGTCTGCGCGGGGGTGATGGTCGCGACGGCGCGAATCTGCGGCCGGTCGTCGTTCTCGGCCGCCTGCGCGGCGGCCAACACCGCCGAACCGCCGCCCGTCGAGTGCCCCGCCAAGCCGAGTTTCGCCGGGTCGACGCTGATGCCGTCCGGTCCGAGGCGGACCGTCGTGATCAGGTCGAGCGTGGTGAGCAGGTCACCGGCCAGCAGCCGGTGCGACGGCAAAGGTCCGCGCTGGGTGGCCGGAGCCGCCGCGACGATGCCCCAGCTCGCGAGGTGCCGGAGCAGGTGCCGGTAGCTCCCGGTGGGCTGCAGCCAGCCGTGTCCGAACGCGATCGCGGGCAGACCGAGTCCGGAGCGGG
This window encodes:
- a CDS encoding dienelactone hydrolase family protein yields the protein MASKPKQLLAELSHPGPHEVLRGNLALVGLPGVVFTPRSGLGLPAIAFGHGWLQPTGSYRHLLRHLASWGIVAAAPATQRGPLPSHRLLAGDLLTTLDLITTVRLGPDGISVDPAKLGLAGHSTGGGSAVLAAAQAAENDDRPQIRAVATITPAQTLPPATVSARSVTVPGLHLAAGEDLVAPPVGHAEAIADAWGGPVQLRTLGKSSHLGVTEGRHWSQLLLHGKPHRGTQQLTRALFTAFFLTHLTGTTKYQPLLDADVKRAPIEVQDEPAA